The Crassostrea angulata isolate pt1a10 chromosome 1, ASM2561291v2, whole genome shotgun sequence nucleotide sequence GAATTACAGATATAAATacgtatataatatatattagatGACCCCATTGAATTTGAGTTCACAAAGTCAAACTacattatacaattattgcCGTTTTTGAGGTCAATACGACGATTTAGCTCTACccgagaagtacaatattcacagAGCcgaagtcgacaaaaacaacaataattgtttaaattcaTTATATGATTTAGCGACGACGAATTGTCAAATCAATTAATTGAGAGTGTTCTCAAGCGAACGTTTTTGTTTGAAGCAATATAGCCGAACAAATGCGATATTTCATTGCATGATTTATTTTCAGTCCAATGTAGAGGAAatcaaatgttacatgtatattgaccTCCTAGGTCACACATGTCACATGCAGGTGAATATAACGTTTGAATTTTTCTAGCACCAGCCAATCAGAGAGCTATGAATTAATCgattatataataaatgtaaatgtcTTGTCTGCTCAACATATTGAGAGACCTTCTCAGCTCTGGGGCAAAATTGCTCGAATGATTATAATTGTGCTTCAAatatgattaagaaaaataaattacaacCACCATTTATATGTTTTGCAACACAAGATACAAAAGGAGTTCTGGCACTGTCTTCTCGTGGTAAACCATAGCGCGTTATCAAATAGGAGTTTCTTCTCTTAATTTTGCTTATGACGAAATGAAGGTAGTCCCTAGAACTGCCATAACTCAACTATAAACATATCAATTATAGACTTACGTCAACCCAGTAGTAGACGTAAACTTACGACTGTATTTTGACGTAACGTCACACGTAAGACATTTTGTGAATAAGCAAAATCTTACAAAAAAATCTTACGTCTACGATTAAACGTACgatttttttgtgaatagaTCCCCTGAACAATAGCTGTATATCTTATCAAATCTGCTTTGGAGTGTCAAACACAAAAATcagattattaaaaatatttctttatctaAAAATTCACACATTACCTGATTGAgatcccaccctaccccgggggttaTAATTAGAACAAGATTAAATTACCTGCTTTCTCACAAATTTTTCCAGCCAAATGCTTaaagatttttgtaaatttattccTCTGTAAAAAATCAACCCCTCATTGTGGTCCATCTCTGCCCATGgctatttgaacaaacttgaatttaatatctgaggatgcttccacaaaagttctagcttttctgaccaaataatattttcccctttttatttttatgtaaatatttaccgCCATCTGTTGTGACCTTACTCTACTCAactgggatcatgatttgaagaaattCTAATATACACTACTCAAGGAGGTTTTCAGCCAAGTTAGCTCCTTTTTCAGAGGATGCTCTGTGCCaatttagcttaaaaatggcccagtggttcttgagaaattGATAGTGAAAAGTTTATAGACTGACAGACAGACTAGACAAAATGTGATCTGGAAAGCTGATTCGAGTTCAGGTAAATTTGCCTTTTTCCAACATTTATCATTTCCAAATCAGTATCCaccttttatgatttttatttttattttaaatataatctaTAGGAATTTTTCAGCCATCCATATGATGTCCTCTTTTAATGTCttaatagttacatgtatatatttacatatgatATACCGATTATGATTCCCTccatttcttacggaaactaaGATCATAGGAGACAATtcggctgtttcttttagcaaacgtactgatgtacattaacaatgaTTTGGTCAATTGTTCTTACTTTTTATGATCAacttattaatttgtttaaacaaagatgtaaatataaacaataaaatgctttctttgatgattcatgtgggtttATATGAAGGTAGCGCTAACGCAAGTGATGTACTTTTTCTGCAATTAATTATTTCGCCATCTTCATATGCCGcataaatcaccaaagaaagcgttttattgtttaaatgaattataagtAGTAGCAACTAATATTGTTACTTCTTGTTActcttttgtttgaaaatatgacacaacaaatatttatttccttCGACCaggacatattttatttttttcttcactcaTACAGTCTTTACTTTCCGGGAAGAATGATACCATCatactgaaaaaagaaaagaaatttctTCAGTTAGTGAATGAAATATTTCCAACAAGCTTCTTTACATGAGCTAGGCTTTTGGAAACGATCCTCTATTAtcatcaaatcaaaaatatactCCACAAAGAGAACATATTGCTCTTCCACTACAAAAGTGTTTCCAGTCAATACAACCCAAATATTATTTACCAAGGTATAAAACCACTGACATTGATCTTATAGGACACCAATCATATCATAAAGGACATTTTGTAAGTAAAGTCTGACATGCGTATGAGATTGAAAAAGCCCATCACAATAATCAACTTGTATACCCAGTTTACACTTGGGTTAAGTGCACTAAATTTAAGCTAAGTGTTTCTATTCCTTCACATATCAATGGATTTTCATGTGATAAATTACTTGAACCTTTATCACATCAAACTCTTATGAGATCCAAAATGGCAAACATCAGTAGGTGCACAACAGGAGAGCATGCTATATTTAACTAAATGTCAACATAGTGGTTGGCATTCTAGCTATTACACAAACATATCCTTAAAAGCTTTCCttgagatttttttcatatttcatggTATGCCTATCTCATTAAAAACTTTTGCACAAGCATCTTGCCAGTtgaaattattgaataaaatatttttataacatatatttcattaaaacaggGAGTTTCATTGTACACAATCCtaaaaacaaattaaggtaCTAGTCCCTGTAATCTTACAGTGCATTCAAGAAAACTTCACAGCACCTTTCTGTGCGCAATAAATATTCAGTTTTGTTTGTATGGGTGAAACTGAAGCTCTTTGGTCAACCCGAACTTCCCCATGAGCTATAGTTTTGCAGGTAttatattacatacattttcTTGGAAAGAATATTGCAATCAGCATGCTTAATTTACAGAACAAAAATCTATTGTGCATGACCAACAAATACAGCACAGTGCCACTGACAGAAAGCAAATGGTACCTTGTATGGCTGATATATAATTGAACATGTCTAAGACAAGCTTAATTTGACATTCACAAACTAGTTACAGGCAAAGATTTGAAGCTTCAAGTTCATGTATTGGATGGACACAAAGAGTATTAAAATTCTGATGAGCTACTTTTTTACAAACtttcatacaaaaatcaaaatgcagTGTAAAGTATAAGACTTAAGATTCTGTTGCAGTGCAGTATGTTGAGAAGTTATGATGTGTAGAATCAACTATGTAATGATATGTCTCCAAAATGcaccaatttatttgattctATTACATGTTTGAATAAAAGGAGCAATTTTGTATGCCTTGAAAAGTCAAAGTGTAAAGAAGTCTGTCTAAACCTTGCCATTATAATACTGTGAAACATGCCTGTAATGAAGTGCCAGGGACAGGTGATTTATCTTCattactattacttattaggtttgttactgactgtttaatgaaatttgtggggtcggtaaagtccatagaaggcgaggcttcgcctcgccttctatggactttaccgaccccacaaatttctttaaacagtcagtaacgaaccttataagtgttttgttttgtcgaggacctaaagtttgatatgtaaacaaacgtttgtgtagaaaatcagttcaaataacgttacgtccgccatgttgccctataaattttgacgcttgccttttaaagaaatttgtaaggcagccacgtgacgcgtttcatccaatgacgtcgcgacattctagtccgaggcaaaacaaaagtgttatatctgtcaagtttacaacatgcaATTAAGTCACatggaatgaaaatcactttgctgaaagcgtcaattcattaaaagcgtgttcgctataaccgtgttttactaaAATAATTTTAGGAGGCAATGAAAAATATAGGAATCAGACCACTGGCAAGCACAGATGATCAACAGCCAGAAATAGAGATATTCTACAATTGTAGACAGAGTGGCTTTGGGTTAATGCAGATAATAAACATACATACCTTCTGTTGAAACCATTTCATGGCTTCCTCCTTTGAGATTTTATGTTGTGGGCCTATCTTACTTTTTCTCTGTCGTCTGTAGGCAATGTTAAAACCTGAAGGGAGAAGGAAATTAGTAAACTAATATGTGACACAGAGCTACTACGTaatcttttgttgataatgtaAACTGTTAACATGCCAGCAACTCAAAGCTTTCattagagaggttgagatttcaaaTGTGTACGGGTACGTGAACTAGTGGAATCATCTAAATTCTTCGCttattacgtcatcagtttctgtagctttttacaacaaataaagTCTTATTGATGAGTGAATGTATTCTTGCGATTCATTacatagatttttaaacttcatttgcatgaaaattgataaaaaatttatcatttatttggaattaactaaattcatgtcacaaaactgCGTTGATTTATGTACACATTTATATCCTACAAGTTAAGAAATCTCAACTGATAAATTACAGAAACGTGTACGTGTAGTTTAAACACACGTACGCGTACACGTtttaaatctcaacctctctattgtctgtagaatatttattttatataacagAATATTTGAGTACTATAAGATGAGACATAGGTTACTAATCAAGGTTTTTACCTGGTCGACTTAGCACAACATAGAAATCCATTCCGTAAATACCAATGCCGGGGTCGTATTTGATTCCCAAATCAATGTGTTCCTGAATACCAAACCCAAAGTTTCCGGTGTCAGAAAAgttgttcttttttaattcatattctcTAACCTGGAAATAAATgcataagtattttttttagctaatatttatgtttatgtaTTGTGTgtaataaattgaataaaaataaattttctaaataaaacacTTAACCAACACTTTAGTCCTGTTAGCCCAAACACCCAACACTCAACTATAGTATCAACATGACTGCAGTAATGCCCATTGAGATAATAATGAGTTGAGCAAATGACCAGagattagaattttcattctATCAGGAGAGACTAATATTTTATCTTCTTTAGTTATGCCTCTTAAAACAGAGAAAGCTACTTCATGCTGTTTGATCTCATTTTTAGACTACAAAAATAATTAGCAAGGATCTTAACACGTTGTATTGTTAAAGTAAGActctttaaaaagatttcaagCAAGACGCccactattatttttatcagaGTAAGCTGCAGGACTGATGATCTATTGAAAACAAGTGGACACTGTTACTCTCATACCTATTTGCTACAAGTTGGTACGTGAAAAAGTACTTGCACGTAAGgccacataaaataaatatttagattttcatCCTCATTGGCAAAAAATATGGGGCCATCAGgttgatattatttttcactttttaaaacatttctaatTCACCGCTCATGTTCTTGACATAACAACAATTTTAGCTTAATAGTTAATGttaatatgagtacacaaaccaactAGTAATCTTTGAATTCCATTTTGTTTCAACTTAACAGCTAAAACATGTAGACATTtgtattcaaataataaaaaacttgaTTGAAATCAAACAATTATCCACGTCAAGCAGCCATTAAATTTCTGACTTTTATGCATACCCAGCACAATTTTTCctctacaatttttttccccacacaattttttttttcaaaatttaaattcatcagCACCATCAAGGGCTGCtggggatgagaatctaaatattaattGTGGCCCAAGATTGCAAGTTTTCATTGACAACAGCAGAAATGCAGCTTTATCAGGATAGTATTTTCTCACAAATCTACAGCTGAATGAATGGAATAGCAATTGTTTGGTTTCACATGCCAATTACTCACTTTGAGTCCTCTCTCCAGAATTTCCTCTGCTTTGGCTCCTCTCACGGTGCAATGTACAGCAATCTTTTCGTTTCTTCTGATGCCAAAGGACCTGACAGTGTAGCGGGCTAAATGAAAATAACTTAAGTTATATAACTTTAGAAATATGTACATACAAAAAACAGAATAGAGCACAAGTTGAGGAATCAAGAACAATGGATGGGTTGGAATAGTTAGGACAAAGGATCAATTAAGCAGTATTTcatttgcaaattaattttagatCTTTAAAGGTATTGAATGTAGTGCAAGCAAGCAACATTTGCTACATTGTATTTGCATTTAATATCTTACATTGCGGCCAACAACCAATTTTTTGCACTTCCATGCTTCACTGCATAAAGAAGCAGGCAATCGTGAATGGTTACAAAATAATTTGCTAGACTGTGGTTTTAATAAGATACCTTTAGAGAAGACAGGCTGCTGGCCAGTCAGCTGTTCCAGCACCTTTGATGCTCGTGTCAGTCTGTCACCAGACTCTCCCACACAAATGTTGAGGCAGAGCTTTTGGATCCTCAGCTCTCTCATAACATTCTGTTTCTTCTCTTTCTTCTTGCTCTTGTCTTTGTCCTACAATTCAATAGCAATACTTGTcaattatattcatttaaatgaaCAACATAAAAATCATGGACTTTCACATACGAATATACACAACTGTCAAACATTAAAATAGCACGTCTTCATATGTAACATCAATTTATGGTCGATTACTGCTCTCAGATTCTTACACCGACCGTGGTTGTTTAATTAAGAATTGTTATGTGTAAAAGTGTTCATGAAATACGTTAATCttcaacaaaatcaaagtattgTGGCTCCAATTCAGACACCTATTTCATGGTATCTTCATTTCTACCAAGTCGATGGGTCAAGACACCCCCgttttctcttttatttcaatatgaatGGAAATAAATTGCAATACGTAATATCACCACATAACAGGGGATACGTTAGAACCTAAAGACTAATAAGAAAATGCAGCAATGCATCGATGTTTGTCGATTTTTGACGGCATGAATAAACACAAGACACTAACCGCCATGTTGGCTGTACAGGAAAAGGAAGttgcatgtttatttttaccGGAAGTTTGATATTAGCCATTTTTTGTAATGGCTGTCCGAGCATAGCAACACAACAAACTATCGGAAAACTAACTGAAATACAACAAATTACGGTAAAACATGAGTTCCAGTGGTGAGGAAGATGAAACTGGACCAAGCGTTGATTCAATGGATCCAGAGGAGAGAATCCAAGCAAGACGAGAGAGAATAAATCGACGAATTGATGCAGCGAAAAGGTACATTTCATTATACACTGTTATAGTTTGAAGTGTAATGCTTGATCAGTTATTTTagaaaaagttgttttaaaagttcattGCCAAAATTTATAATCACTGCTTGCAGATATCAGTTTACAgccaattttaacaaatataaaaactGAAATAAGTGAGGATACTGAATTAAGATACATTTAACTTAAGAGCAGTTCAAAGGAATCAAAACAACTCACCTCCAGACAACTCAAGCTGTCTTAGCACCTTAAGAAAACTCTCCATACAAGAAAAAatcccattttttaaaaatcagttctacaaaagaaacaaatataaatCACTTGAAAGAAATACTGATAACTCAGAACTTAGTGATATGAAAcacaaatataacaaaatatcagCTTCAACAAACTGAGTGTTTTGCATGTAGAGCCTTCACAACAAAAATGTGATTCTTTTTACTGATAAGGCCTAATAAACTGGTAGCTATTTCTTCAATTAATAACGTTCTCTTGTATTCAGTTATTGAAagcatatatataataaataaagagCCATGAAATACAgctaaagaaataaaacaggaATGCCTTATCTTTTTTGTAGAGCTGAACTTGGGGAAGATCCTAATGACAAAAAGGAGGTCAAAGAAGAACTCAGCAAGAGCCGGAAGCAGGTTGAACAGAGTCGTCTAAGATTGACAAAGTTAAAGCAGGATGGCAACGAGCTAGTAACAAATATACGAGTTGCTGGAGATTCCCGTGAAGCAGCAAGACGTGCGGAGGATGATGATGCAAAGAGACAGAGGTATACTAGTCATATAGATGAAGCAATTTTCAGAGAAGTAATGAAGTATattggatttattaattttattacagataATACAACAGTATTGCTACAAACATTTTCATCTTGAATCAATGAGGCCTTAAATTCAAGTGTTAAGCtgatatttgttaatatttatcTATAGGTGCATTGGCTTATTTGTAATGATGTTTTTGTAAATCTAcaaattagttaaaataaagTTGTTTAGAATGAAAGTTGGCTAATAGCTAGTGTTAAGTAACAAGCATGTTCTCCTCTCAGtttcagtatttttaaaaatccattacTAGAGTAATAATTGTATGAATTGTTTCAAcaaattttcatgtttaaaaaatttcaggTCAGAAAATATTAGTATGTTTCATTTAGATCTCCATGTATAAACCTGTTTGTATAGTGTTTAGTTGATACAATTTCATTATCTCAAATAATTCTTTTTAGGAAAGACAGACTGGAGCAGGAAGCCAAATCAGGGGCAGAAAAGTTCGAAGAGGTAAATGAAACTTCTATATAGATATATTACATGTTTGCAGATTCtggttattaattaatttacattttttttatagatcaCAAAGAAATGGGAGCAAGCATTACAAAAAGAGATTCCTCAGTCTTTGTATCAGGTGAGAATattaataaaagcgatattcatattaaaaaacaatgtttttgtagatttcattataaatataaaatctataacttatcataaaatgattattttttgttttgcagatGTTGAGACAACAAAAAGATGCATGCAAAGCAATTGTTCTGGATAAAAACAAACTCATTAAAGACTTTCAAGAGGTATGTATTTGTCAAGTTTTGAATGAAAAGGACATTTGCAATATGAATTGATACTGTATGCTATTATTTATGCCTAATGGACAGTGCTTTTACAGTTGTCTAAATCTTTATTTGTAATTGATAGGAGTTGCAAAAGAAAGATGACTTGTACATAAAGGATCTGAAGAAGCAAGCTGATGATATCGATTTGATGATTGAGAGAATGGAAGAGCAGATCAAAAGTCTGAGTACATCGTACAAAACAGAGATTGAGGAGATTGAGGTGGGTAGTATTCCCGATAGAACATTAGATcaaagcagagagagagagagagagagagagagagagagagagagagagagagagagagagagagagatggagagagagagatggagagagagagatggagatggagagagatggagagagagagggagaataaaacatctttattcaaaaataaaatggaaacaaTTAAGTggacatatttttgtaatattttctacTTAAAAGCTAGAGCATGAAAATTCACattacaaaaatgataaaaggagAGTTGACTTTACAGAGAGCATTTGTGGCAGAGAGGAATGAATTGTTAGAGCAACATAAAAAGAAATGGGAGGAGAGAATGGAATTCAGAAGACAGAAGGAAATAGAGTACATGAAGGCTCGGGAGAAGAGAGTGGAAGATTATGAACAACAGCTCCATAACATTAGAGTGCAGGATGCAGAGGAATACAACAGGATCAAGATCCGAATGGAAACTGATGTCCAGGTAAAATCAGCTGTAACCGCATTATATTTAGCATgtacaatattttcaataatcAAGTACAGTTTTGATTTAGTGCATTTTTGAATTTGCCTAATTATATTCATAAATGCATGACATTAGATGATGTActagtttttttgttgttgctaaAAATGCCAAGTGTATTACACAGCTAAATGTATTATATGTTTACACTATATGCATGGTATGTAATGtatcagtatacatgtataaagaatttTAGCAGATGATATTGCATGTATGAAATACATCATCATAGTTAAATGAGATTAACTACTGTAAATTCTTAATTAAACGCGAAGAATTATTATCCATGTTAAATCGTGAGAAGCACCCTTCACTGAAACTAGAAACTTGCCATTATTTTCTAAGAATTGAGAACAATGAGAAATAAGGTAAAGAATTCCACAttcacgattttatattctcgcaatttgatacaaaacagcgggatcgcggaattacGTACTCACGTAATATAAGTTTAAACATACACTCATTCATCATGAAAATTATCAAGCATCTATCTCAAGTCTATTCTATCTTCATAGATTTTGGAACAGCAATTACAGCAGATGAGGGCAACTTACCAGTTAAACCAGGAGAAACTAGACTACAACTTCCAGGTGTTGAAGAAGAGGGATGAGGAGAACCAGATTACTAGGAACCaacaaaagagaaaaatcaCCAGGTAATGTTTGATTGATTTATCGTACGTACCACAAGCTGTAAGCTTTAACTCTTTATGATCCTGAATATTTTGTGTtagcattaaatatttttatggaGAACCCTCATCAGCTACTTTCCTCTGTTTTAGGTTACAAGATGTGTTGAATGGACTGAGGATAAAGATAGCAAAACAGGAGAAGCAATACAGGTATAAAAAATTGACTTgtactaaaaataattattgcaaaGAAAGTAGTATTGACTCACACCGACTGCAAGGAAAATTCCAAATATGTTTAACAGTCAGGGATTCTGTGCAGACTTTTTGAATAAGCTACAATTTTTATCGGTTAGGGATGAAAACCAGCAGCTAACAGAGGACTACAAGAGAATCACAGAACAATTCAGGGATCTCCAGAGGAAATCAAGGTAAGAAAGAAGAAAACAGAGCATTAATTTTTGCCTGCATGTAtttagttttgaaaatcattacTCACCAAGTGTTTCTGATCACCTCATTTCTTGAAAATCACACAGAAGAGTGGAGCAGAGATGTTGGTGAAATTGCAGAACATTATTTGATATATGTTGATGAATTTATTGGGGTGTTTTTTTGCAGGCATTTTATGCAGGCTGATTCTAAGAAGTTTGAGGATGTGTGGTGCATGAATGAGGCGGAGTGCAAGGAGCTGGTGACCACACTGGTGGAGGCTGATAGGGCCATCCACGAACAACAGCTGGGAATACAGTATCAAAACCCAGACCTGTAAGTATAGATATAATTGTGGCAATTACTGGATATAATCTAAGCTCAGGTGCCAATAAAAGGCTGATCAATACCTGATTTGAGCTTTAGAATCAGTTGTGAATTTTTCCTTCTCATTTACCTTATAAGTATGCTTATTATGTCAGGTAGTCACATTTTATTCAGTGTTACAAATTATTCACCCTGTATCCCTCTTTGTTTTGATAGGTCCTTTGCAGACAATGTTGGCCCCATTAAGAGTGCTGCAAGTCAGAAAGGAGGCATGTCTGCTCAACAGCTGGTCCAAGAAATTTTGTCACAAGCTGGTAGGTGGTAGTCTTTGGTTATATCTGTAGGAGTCAGGGATTGGATCACCAGCATCTTCTATATTCTTATATACCCTAAATGGTTGTTTCTTCATGATTTAAATGCACTTTTTATGCTCATAAATGAATCTGTATATTTTCAACCCatgaggattttttaaaatttgcatggtttgaatatttcaaatcattttgtttGATTATATATTGGAAAAAGAGAGTAAGCCAGCTGAGAAATAACTGGTTTTTAGTTCTTATGTTATGTGAGCACTTTAGAGAAGAATCTCTCAAAGAGTTGTTCCCCTTGGAATGTGTTGATGTGATATTGTTTACTATTCCAGAGAGCCAAG carries:
- the LOC128166522 gene encoding 60S ribosomal protein L11-like, with the protein product MADKDKSKKKEKKQNVMRELRIQKLCLNICVGESGDRLTRASKVLEQLTGQQPVFSKARYTVRSFGIRRNEKIAVHCTVRGAKAEEILERGLKVREYELKKNNFSDTGNFGFGIQEHIDLGIKYDPGIGIYGMDFYVVLSRPGFNIAYRRQRKSKIGPQHKISKEEAMKWFQQKYDGIILPGK
- the LOC128166500 gene encoding dynein regulatory complex protein 1-like; translated protein: MSSSGEEDETGPSVDSMDPEERIQARRERINRRIDAAKRAELGEDPNDKKEVKEELSKSRKQVEQSRLRLTKLKQDGNELVTNIRVAGDSREAARRAEDDDAKRQRKDRLEQEAKSGAEKFEEITKKWEQALQKEIPQSLYQMLRQQKDACKAIVLDKNKLIKDFQEELQKKDDLYIKDLKKQADDIDLMIERMEEQIKSLSTSYKTEIEEIERAFVAERNELLEQHKKKWEERMEFRRQKEIEYMKAREKRVEDYEQQLHNIRVQDAEEYNRIKIRMETDVQILEQQLQQMRATYQLNQEKLDYNFQVLKKRDEENQITRNQQKRKITRLQDVLNGLRIKIAKQEKQYRDENQQLTEDYKRITEQFRDLQRKSRHFMQADSKKFEDVWCMNEAECKELVTTLVEADRAIHEQQLGIQYQNPDLSFADNVGPIKSAASQKGGMSAQQLVQEILSQAESQGEKEEEEDDDIPSDRKLPKSTLLSKISATTIKSVLEVLCDESGFLVESKLNKLLAPLEKDERSLMKLDAIFSALGIDTEEDVHLLASYFMHVKGGKKPEEEEEEKETTMEETQTEGDMDDIDAEIRKLTGKEGDVDSSKSETIELIHHNEVMKALRAFVEENRQPSKERVKQSQFKIASLEERDSSEDSDYWASYAKLVDEKKERLWDALVEGLEKYSEVLTSRSGLINETDALRQQNAELRMLLHQYVNSKVNAELEIPPTRVLQLEMNPR